In the Phaseolus vulgaris cultivar G19833 chromosome 7, P. vulgaris v2.0, whole genome shotgun sequence genome, one interval contains:
- the LOC137829256 gene encoding protein FAR1-RELATED SEQUENCE 4-like, translating to MQNINEVENISLDEISLFEECETSNTVNCKGINNDDDLVTIVGMCFDSVKKIYRQYAISKGFGIRTRSSKKRPDKELRYFMLVCARAGKYVSPIPTKVNTQPTQRIECPARITVGIKNEKWYIMSVHEEHSHDLSTTKSRLFWGNRRINLHTKRVFDMNNDVGVRINKSFLSFVSATSGYDNLEFVERDVRNYVGNKGGLWERKEMGKHC from the coding sequence ATGCAGAACATTAACGAAGTGGAGAATATTAGCCTTGATGAAATATCCTTGTTTGAAGAATGTGAGACTTCCAACACAGTTAATTGCAAAGGAattaataatgatgatgatttGGTTACTATAGTGGGCATGTGTTTTGATagtgttaaaaaaatttatcgaCAATATGCCATTTCAAAGGGTTTTGGCATCAGAACACGAAGTTCTAAGAAAAGACCGGACAAAGAGCTAAGGTACTTCATGTTGGTGTGTGCAAGAGCCGGAAAATATGTCTCGCCTATTCCGACGAAAGTTAATACCCAACCAACTCAAAGAATTGAATGTCCAGCTCGAATAACTGTTgggataaaaaatgaaaagtggTATATTATGTCTGTGCACGAAGAACATTCACATGACCTTAGTACAACAAAGTCACGGTTGTTTTGGGGTAATAGAAGAATCAATTTACACACAAAGAGGGTGTTTGATATGAATAACGATGTTGGGGTACGAATTAATAAGAGTTTTCTGTCGTTTGTTTCGGCAACTAGTGGTTATGATAATCTAGAATTTGTTGAACGAGATGTGCGAAACTATGTCGGAAACAAAGGAGGGCTTTGGGAAAGGAAGGAGATGGGAAAGCACTGTTAA